The genome window ACGAGCGAGCACTGATGTCGCACTTCTTCATCGACCGTCCCATCTTCGCGGCGGTGGTGTCGATCGTCATGGTGATCGTGGGCCTGGTGGCCCTCCTCGGCCTGCCGATCGCGCAGTACCCCGACATCACGCCGCCGGTGGTGCAGGTCTCGGCGCTCTACCCGGGCGCCGCCGCCAAGGTCGTGGCCGACACCGTCGCCGCGCCGATCGAGCAGGAGGTGAACGGCGTCGAGAACATGCTCTACATGCTCTCGAAGAGCACCAACGACGGCCAGCTCTACCTCGACGTCACCTTCAAGCTCGGCACCA of Deltaproteobacteria bacterium contains these proteins:
- a CDS encoding efflux RND transporter permease subunit, coding for MSHFFIDRPIFAAVVSIVMVIVGLVALLGLPIAQYPDITPPVVQVSALYPGAAAKVVADTVAAPIEQEVNGVENMLYMLSKSTNDGQLYLDVTFKLGT